Proteins from a genomic interval of Rosa chinensis cultivar Old Blush chromosome 2, RchiOBHm-V2, whole genome shotgun sequence:
- the LOC112189546 gene encoding cytochrome c oxidase assembly factor 6 isoform X3, producing the protein MANEALTARNPDGVHTDVLSSARQACYKARDAFYACLEKESDKKQTEIASKGLLYPAQCKPARDQFVNNCRASWVKHFDAMHCKNRSLKRLLDDKESRRGV; encoded by the exons ATGGCCAATGAAGCTTTAACAGCACGAAACCCAGATGGGGTTCACACCGATGTGCTCTCTAGTGCAAGACAAGCATGCTATAAG GCACGAGACGCATTCTATGCTTGTTTGGAGAAAGAATCAGATAAGAAACAGACTGAAATTGCGTCCAAGGGTCTGTTATACCCAGCACAGTGCAAACCCGCCAGGGATCAGTTCGTCAATAACTGCCGTGCTTCTTGG gtGAAGCATTTTGATGCGATGCACTGCAAGAACAGAAGTTTGAAGAGGCTTTTGGATGATAAAGAATCGAGGAGAG GGGTTTAA
- the LOC112189546 gene encoding cytochrome c oxidase assembly factor 6 isoform X2, with the protein MANEALTARNPDGVHTDVLSSARQACYKARDAFYACLEKESDKKQTEIASKGLLYPAQCKPARDQFVNNCRASWVKHFDAMHCKNRSLKRLLDDKESRRGLRLFILAGV; encoded by the exons ATGGCCAATGAAGCTTTAACAGCACGAAACCCAGATGGGGTTCACACCGATGTGCTCTCTAGTGCAAGACAAGCATGCTATAAG GCACGAGACGCATTCTATGCTTGTTTGGAGAAAGAATCAGATAAGAAACAGACTGAAATTGCGTCCAAGGGTCTGTTATACCCAGCACAGTGCAAACCCGCCAGGGATCAGTTCGTCAATAACTGCCGTGCTTCTTGG gtGAAGCATTTTGATGCGATGCACTGCAAGAACAGAAGTTTGAAGAGGCTTTTGGATGATAAAGAATCGAGGAGAG GGTTGCGTTTATTCATTTTGGCAGGGGTTTAA
- the LOC112189546 gene encoding cytochrome c oxidase assembly factor 6 isoform X1, whose protein sequence is MANEALTARNPDGVHTDVLSSARQACYKARDAFYACLEKESDKKQTEIASKGLLYPAQCKPARDQFVNNCRASWVKHFDAMHCKNRSLKRLLDDKESRRGPLSLPQPYTFKPPSTS, encoded by the exons ATGGCCAATGAAGCTTTAACAGCACGAAACCCAGATGGGGTTCACACCGATGTGCTCTCTAGTGCAAGACAAGCATGCTATAAG GCACGAGACGCATTCTATGCTTGTTTGGAGAAAGAATCAGATAAGAAACAGACTGAAATTGCGTCCAAGGGTCTGTTATACCCAGCACAGTGCAAACCCGCCAGGGATCAGTTCGTCAATAACTGCCGTGCTTCTTGG gtGAAGCATTTTGATGCGATGCACTGCAAGAACAGAAGTTTGAAGAGGCTTTTGGATGATAAAGAATCGAGGAGAGGTCCGTTGTCACTTCCACAACCTTACACTTTCAAGCCCCCCAGCACTAGTTAA